A portion of the Agrobacterium tumefaciens genome contains these proteins:
- a CDS encoding methyl-accepting chemotaxis protein produces the protein MSQFFKLGTDASAVLDALSRSQAIIEFDLTGKILKANDNFCKAVGYQQSEIIGRPHSMFLSPEDAASPEYKAFWAKLSRGEYDQGQYRRRSKTGDDIWIEASYNPVFRFGKPYKVVKIASDITATKRRSTEDNGKLAALSRAQAMIEFTPEGKILSANENFLTALGYTAEEIIGNHHSMFCERGYVQSEEYRNFWKDLGKGEFSTGQFMRLGKNEKRVFIQASYNPIIDERGKVVKVVKFAFDVTDRVHAVEELGAALERLSQCNIRVTLDKPFVGEFEGLRRDFNKSIAEFQKTLENVLGQTDDLTRSSQEVSEASVHLAERSREQAVALEETSAALEEITATVRASTENTKETRKLVQSARTSTAASTEVVGRTVNAMQRIETASREISQIIGVIDEIAFQTNLLALNAGVEAARAGDAGKGFAVVAQEVRELAQRSASAAKEIKALINNSGTEVMEGVRLVGETGEALKQIDALVKHIDGNVDMIAKAADEQALGISEINRAVNQLDRMTQENAAMSARTTAISATLAQGADVLAQLVSLFKLNRRATQRDDGASISSNSSRTSHSVKLSGRKAA, from the coding sequence ATGTCTCAATTTTTCAAACTCGGTACGGACGCATCTGCGGTACTTGATGCCCTAAGCCGCTCGCAAGCCATCATCGAGTTCGATCTGACTGGCAAAATTCTGAAAGCGAACGACAATTTCTGCAAGGCGGTCGGCTATCAGCAATCAGAAATCATCGGACGCCCCCATAGCATGTTCCTGTCCCCCGAAGATGCAGCGTCACCCGAATACAAGGCCTTCTGGGCGAAACTCTCACGCGGCGAATACGATCAGGGCCAATATCGGCGGCGGTCGAAAACCGGCGACGACATCTGGATTGAAGCCTCCTACAATCCGGTTTTTCGTTTCGGCAAACCTTACAAGGTGGTCAAGATCGCTTCCGATATCACGGCGACGAAGCGCCGAAGCACCGAGGATAACGGCAAGCTGGCAGCGCTTTCGCGTGCGCAGGCGATGATCGAGTTCACTCCCGAGGGGAAAATTCTCTCCGCGAATGAGAACTTCCTGACAGCACTCGGCTACACGGCGGAAGAGATCATCGGCAATCATCATTCGATGTTTTGCGAGCGTGGCTACGTGCAGTCCGAAGAGTACCGCAATTTCTGGAAGGATCTTGGTAAGGGAGAGTTCTCGACCGGTCAGTTCATGCGGCTCGGCAAGAACGAAAAACGCGTCTTCATCCAGGCGTCCTACAACCCTATCATCGACGAGCGGGGAAAAGTCGTCAAGGTGGTGAAATTCGCCTTCGATGTAACGGACCGCGTCCATGCGGTGGAAGAACTGGGCGCTGCGCTTGAGCGTCTTTCCCAGTGCAACATCCGCGTCACGCTCGATAAGCCTTTCGTGGGTGAGTTCGAGGGGCTGAGACGGGATTTCAACAAGTCCATCGCCGAATTCCAGAAAACCCTGGAAAATGTTCTTGGGCAGACCGATGACCTGACCAGAAGCAGCCAGGAAGTCAGCGAAGCCTCTGTTCATCTCGCCGAAAGATCGCGTGAGCAGGCCGTGGCGCTGGAGGAAACCTCGGCGGCGCTGGAAGAAATCACCGCGACCGTACGGGCATCGACGGAAAACACCAAGGAAACCCGAAAACTCGTTCAGAGTGCGCGGACGTCAACGGCGGCTTCCACGGAAGTGGTTGGGCGTACCGTCAACGCCATGCAGCGCATCGAGACGGCATCGCGGGAAATCAGCCAGATTATCGGCGTTATCGACGAAATCGCCTTCCAGACCAACCTTCTTGCCCTGAATGCGGGCGTCGAAGCCGCGCGCGCGGGCGATGCCGGCAAGGGTTTTGCGGTCGTGGCACAGGAGGTGCGCGAACTTGCGCAACGCTCCGCCAGTGCCGCCAAGGAAATCAAGGCGCTCATCAACAATTCCGGCACCGAGGTTATGGAAGGCGTGCGGCTTGTCGGCGAGACGGGTGAGGCGCTGAAGCAGATCGATGCGCTGGTGAAGCACATTGACGGCAATGTCGATATGATCGCCAAGGCCGCCGATGAACAGGCCTTAGGCATCAGCGAAATCAACCGTGCAGTCAACCAGCTCGACCGGATGACGCAGGAAAACGCGGCGATGAGCGCGCGCACGACCGCCATTAGCGCTACCCTTGCCCAGGGTGCGGATGTGCTGGCGCAACTGGTCAGCCTGTTCAAACTGAACCGCCGCGCGACCCAGCGCGACGACGGGGCATCCATTTCATCCAACTCGTCGCGGACGAGCCACAGTGTGAAACTGTCGGGAAGGAAAGCAGCCTGA